Within Planctomycetota bacterium, the genomic segment CGGAGGCCTCGCTGGCGATGGATTTTTCGCGCGAAGACGCCGCCGACGACCTGCTCCTCAACGAGATCGTGTGGAAGAGCGTCCGCGGCGCCGATTCGCCGATGCCGCCGCCGCGCCGCGCGGCGTTCGTGTTCACGGCGCTCGAAGACGAAGACGACGATGACGGCGACGATGACGACAGCGACGAGGCCGGCGGGGAGCGCGACGGCGGCTGAGCGCCGGCTCCCGAGCTGCCGCCGACACCCGTCAGGCCCAACCGGCGGCGAGGAGCATCGTCGCGGCGTGGATGTCGACGATCTCGTCGACGTCGGGGCAGTAGCCGCCGCCGCAGACGATCGCCACGGGGAGCCCGGCGCCGCGGGTGGCCGCCAGGACCGCCCGGTCGCGGGCCAGAAGCCCGGCCTTCGACAGCGCCAGCCGCCCCAGCCGGTCGCCGGCGTAGGGATCGGCGCCGGCGATGTAGAGCGCCAGGTCGGCACGCGCCCGGGCGAGCGACTCGGCCAATGCCGGCTCGAGCGCCGCCAGGTAGCCGGCGTCGTCGCAGCCGTCGTCGAGCGGCACGTCGAGCGAGCCGGGATGCTTGCGGAGCGGGAAGTTGCGGGCACCGTGGATCGACATCGTGAACACCGTCGGGTCGGCGGCGAAGATCTGCGCCGTGCCGTTGCCCTGGTGGACGTCGCAGTCGAGGATCAGCACGCGCCCGACCGCGCCGCGGGCCTGCAACTCGCGGGCGGCGACGGCGGTGTCGTTGAACACGCAGTACCCCTCGCCGAAGTCGCTGCCGGCGTGGTGGGTGCCGCCGGCGAGGCTTGCGGCCACGCCATCCTCGAGCGCCGCCGCGGCGGCATCGACGGCGGCGCCGGTGCTGCGCAGCGAGCGCTCGACCAGCTCCCCGCTCCAGGGAAACCCGATCCGGCGCACCTCGGCGGCCGACAGGCTGCCCGACAGCACGCGCCCGACGTAGCCGCGCTCGTGGACGCGGAGCAGCTCGTCGGCCGTCGCCGCGTGGGGCTCGATGAACTCCAGCGCCGCCCCCGCCGCCGCGTGGGCCTCGAGCCGCTCGCGCAGCCGCCGGTACTTGACCAGCGGGAAGCGGTGCCCCTCGGGCAGCGGCAGCGGATAGCGGTCGCAGGGATAAAGCCGCATCGGGCGCTCCGGCTGCTGGTGGGACCGGCCCGCGTGAACGACAGGGGCCCCGCACGCCGCCGGGGGTCCGGAACCGATCGGCTCGGGCGGCGCTCAGGCCCGGCGCCGGCGGAGGAGCAGCCAGCCGGCGCCGATCCCGGCCAGCAAGAGCGCCGACGGCTCGGGGACGATCGCCATGATCTGCGGGCGGTAGAGCGCGAGGTCGGCGGAGAAGGTCTCATTGCCGAACACGGCGTTGGCACCGGCATCGGGTTGACCGGAGTAGCCGGCAACCGCGAGCATCAGCCCCGCCAGCTCCCAATCGGCACCGTTCTTCGTGAACACGCCGCCACCGGAATCGCCGTAGCTGGCCTGGGCCTC encodes:
- a CDS encoding histone deacetylase, with amino-acid sequence MRLYPCDRYPLPLPEGHRFPLVKYRRLRERLEAHAAAGAALEFIEPHAATADELLRVHERGYVGRVLSGSLSAAEVRRIGFPWSGELVERSLRSTGAAVDAAAAALEDGVAASLAGGTHHAGSDFGEGYCVFNDTAVAARELQARGAVGRVLILDCDVHQGNGTAQIFAADPTVFTMSIHGARNFPLRKHPGSLDVPLDDGCDDAGYLAALEPALAESLARARADLALYIAGADPYAGDRLGRLALSKAGLLARDRAVLAATRGAGLPVAIVCGGGYCPDVDEIVDIHAATMLLAAGWA